From the Polaribacter tangerinus genome, the window AAAAAGACAAATAGAATTGTAAAAACCCAATGATACCATTCATTTCTTCCTTTAACTGCTTGTAAAATAAAACTCATACTTTAAACCTTAAAATGCCATTTTTTATCTGAATTATACAATAGCTTTCCATTAGTAACCTCTAACGGACTCTCAAAATTATTGGTAAACAAACCTCCCGTCCCCAAACCTTGGGGCAAATTATTTTGTAAGGTATAAGTAAATTGTGCAATTGCATTTAAACCAACATTACTTTCTAAAGCAGAAGTTATCCACCAATCTGCATTATTGTTTTCTGCAATCGAAATCCACTCTTTAGCACCAGAAAAACCTCCAATTAAGCTAGGTTTTAAAATAATATAATGTGGTTTAATTGTTGATAGAATCAACTCTTTTTCTTTGGTAGAATGCACCCCAATTAACTCTTCATCTAAAGCAATAGGCAGTGGTGTTTGTTCACATAAAAGGGCCATTTCCTGGTATTGTCTTGGTTGAATTGGTTGTTCTATGGAGTGTAGCTCGAGTTCCGACAATCTTTTTAGCTTTTCTAATGCATGAGTTACCTTAAAAGCTCCGTTTGCATCTACACGAAGCTCAATATCTGCCTCAGAAAATTCTTTTCTTATACTTTTTAATAACGCCAATTCTGTTTCAAAATCTATGGCTCCAATTTTCATTTTTATGCAAGAAAAACCTGCGGATATCTTTTCTATAATTTGATTTTTCATAAACTGCTTGTCTCCCATCCAAACAAGTCCGTTTATATTAATTGGAGACTTTTTAGTCGTAAAATCGGACGGAAACAATTCAAATTCAGAAGTTGAATTTAATGATAAAAAGGCTTGTTCTAAACCAAATTGTATGGAGGGAAATGCCGATAACTGCATAAGCAATGTAGGTAAACCCAAATGAATATTTTTACATACCCAAATTAATTTTTCTTCATATTCTGGTACATCATCGCTACTTAAGCCTCTAAACAAACCCGTTTCTCCTACTCCGAATTTACCATCACTCTCGAGCATTAAAAACCATGTTTCTTTTGTTTTTAAAACTCCGCGAGAAGTACCACTCGGGTTTTTAAAATTAAGTATATACTTCTTGTAAGTTGCTTTTATCAAAATAAAAATGTTATTAATCTTTTTCTATAAAGTCTTTAAAATTATTTAAAATCAATTGATCTTGTGTTATAAAATTCCCTTTAAAAAAAGGAAACATACAACCCATTAAATAAGTTTCGCTTTGTCTTCTGGCATTTAATTCGATGGTAGTTTTGTCATTTTCTTCAGAAAAAAGATAGTCGTATTTTGTTAACATATTTTCTGCATCCATAAAAACGGTATACTTTTCTTTAGGAACATAAGCCATTACTCTTTCTGTAACAAAAATAGGTTGTTCTTGATTAAGTATTTTTAATTTATAAGTACTTCCTGTAATTCCAAAGTTTTTATTAATGGTTTCTATTTCCTGAATTTCTGGCATCCAATTTTTAGAGTTATCTATGTTGGTAAATGAAGTAAACACTTCATTTAAAGGCTTATTAATTGTCACTTTAACGGTGTATGTTGTTTCCTTAATTAAAAACCCTGTTGCTAAAAATGCAACAACCATTAAAGATATTATTACTAAAATGACTTTTATTGTTTTCATAAATACAATATTGAATACGTGATTTTGGGACTACAAAAATACCATTTTTTTGAGACCAAGTTGTGTTAAAAAAATTGTCCTATTGAAAAAAGTATTGCAAATAAGAAAGTACTCAGCGCCACCTTTTTTAACTCTGCATCTAAAGTTGCTGATACCTTATTTTTATATACTGTAATTATATTTTTAAACAACGGTATAAATGCTACTAAAAAAATAAGTTCAAAAAATGAACTAAAATTTATATAGACATACAAAAGTGAAGTAAATAAAGCCGTTAGTATGAGTAAATAATGATATATTTTTGCCCTTTTTTCTCCTAACCTAACCACCAAAGTGTTTTTATTATTTTTAATATCCTCTGTAAAATCTCTTAAATTATTTAAATTTAATACTGCTACACTTAAAAGTCCCACAGAAATTGCTGGTAAAAAAATAGGATAATCTATATTTTTTGTAACTAAAAAATAACTCCCAACAACGCTTAAAATCCCGAAAAACAAAAACACAAAAACATCACCAAAACCATGGTAACCGTAGGCAGAATTTCCTACAGTATATTTAATAGCAGCTACAATAGATGAAATTCCTAAAACAAAAAATAATATCGAATACACAAAATTATCTTTACCAAATGATACATAAATTAAGCACAAAGCTACTAGAAGAGTTAAAATAGTGGTTATAATCATAGCTACTTTCATCTGTTTTGGAGTAATTTTTCCTGATGAAACCATCCTAGCCTCGCCTAATCTTATTTTATCAGTTCCTTTTACACCATCTCCATAGTCATTTGCAAAATTAGAAAGTACTTGAAAGCCAATAGTAGTAAGTATTGCAAGCCAAAAAACGGAAGAACTAAAAATAGCATGCAAATAGTTGTGGGAAGTATTCGTAGCTATATTTCCCAAAAAAACGCCCATAATAATTCCTGAGATTGATAGCGGCAATGTTCTTAAACGAGCGGCTTTTAAATAACTTTTTACATCCATGTTTTATTGCTGTTTGCTATTTTAAAGAGTGTATAATTATAAATTTTTCTGGCTTTGTATAAATCGATACATGGTATTTTTATTTTGCCAGAAGCAGTTTGAAAAACTATATCTGCAATATTTCTTCTTGCTTGAAAATAATTTTGCTTTAATTGAATATTCTGCACTTTAAAAAAAGGCAAATATGTTTGATGTGTTTCTACAACTCCCGCTTTAATAAGTAACAATTCTTCTGAAAAAAGATACCTTCTTTTTTTGTAAATAAATGAAATAGCAATAGGTAATAAGGGAATAAAAAAAAGGTTTATAAGAAACGGATATTCACTATCAAAACCAATGTATAATAAAGTGTTCAATATCAATAAAAAAATTATACCTCTACTATAAAGGCGAACTTTATAATAAGAATTTACCTCGCTTTTTTTAAAACTATCTAAATTTTCGTTCGGATATAACAAGGTTTTTACTGTGTGTATCTCTTGGTTTTTACAGCCAACAATTTTAATTGTTTTTTGTTGCTTCTTACTCGAATTCCCGCTGATTGCCTGATTAAATGTAATATAAGAAATACCTAATTTCCTTTTTATAAAATTATCTGAAATAGTAATATGCTGCACTTTATCTTTTTTTAATACCAATGCTTTTTTAGTAAATAAACCTTGGTATATTTCTAAAGAAAAGTTTTTTAAAAACACTGTTAGCTTGTAATGATTTAAAAAAACGCGTGTTATTGAACTTAAAATTCCAACAATGCAAAGCAAAACTATCGAGGTAATTATAAAAATAATATTAGTTTGTAGTTGAGAAGTATTTTCTAAAATATATGTATCTAAAGCCAATTGTTTTCCAAATCCCTCTATTACATCACTTATTTGTTGATAAAACCCTAAGAGTATCGCAACAAAAAGTAATAAACTTTGCAAATGATTTTCTGTAAGTGCCACTTTAAAAAGTGCCGAAAAACCTATTTTTACAAATGGCTTATCATCTAATTTTTCTAAGTTTTCGGAAACATCATTATTAAAACTAGAAATGTTATCTTTTAATGCACTTGCCTCGCTAAAAGATAACGCTTTTATAGAAATTTCTGCAACAGATGAGCCT encodes:
- a CDS encoding o-succinylbenzoate synthase, whose protein sequence is MIKATYKKYILNFKNPSGTSRGVLKTKETWFLMLESDGKFGVGETGLFRGLSSDDVPEYEEKLIWVCKNIHLGLPTLLMQLSAFPSIQFGLEQAFLSLNSTSEFELFPSDFTTKKSPININGLVWMGDKQFMKNQIIEKISAGFSCIKMKIGAIDFETELALLKSIRKEFSEADIELRVDANGAFKVTHALEKLKRLSELELHSIEQPIQPRQYQEMALLCEQTPLPIALDEELIGVHSTKEKELILSTIKPHYIILKPSLIGGFSGAKEWISIAENNNADWWITSALESNVGLNAIAQFTYTLQNNLPQGLGTGGLFTNNFESPLEVTNGKLLYNSDKKWHFKV
- a CDS encoding PH domain-containing protein: MLFIFVQRISKIPETTLLYIYVGVFLLFLFFLIIAYLSFKNFQFKIDKHHFVLKKGILKKTTTSIPFDRIQNINFKQNIIQQLINVHEVIIETAGSSVAEISIKALSFSEASALKDNISSFNNDVSENLEKLDDKPFVKIGFSALFKVALTENHLQSLLLFVAILLGFYQQISDVIEGFGKQLALDTYILENTSQLQTNIIFIITSIVLLCIVGILSSITRVFLNHYKLTVFLKNFSLEIYQGLFTKKALVLKKDKVQHITISDNFIKRKLGISYITFNQAISGNSSKKQQKTIKIVGCKNQEIHTVKTLLYPNENLDSFKKSEVNSYYKVRLYSRGIIFLLILNTLLYIGFDSEYPFLINLFFIPLLPIAISFIYKKRRYLFSEELLLIKAGVVETHQTYLPFFKVQNIQLKQNYFQARRNIADIVFQTASGKIKIPCIDLYKARKIYNYTLFKIANSNKTWM
- the menA gene encoding 1,4-dihydroxy-2-naphthoate octaprenyltransferase is translated as MDVKSYLKAARLRTLPLSISGIIMGVFLGNIATNTSHNYLHAIFSSSVFWLAILTTIGFQVLSNFANDYGDGVKGTDKIRLGEARMVSSGKITPKQMKVAMIITTILTLLVALCLIYVSFGKDNFVYSILFFVLGISSIVAAIKYTVGNSAYGYHGFGDVFVFLFFGILSVVGSYFLVTKNIDYPIFLPAISVGLLSVAVLNLNNLRDFTEDIKNNKNTLVVRLGEKRAKIYHYLLILTALFTSLLYVYINFSSFFELIFLVAFIPLFKNIITVYKNKVSATLDAELKKVALSTFLFAILFSIGQFF
- a CDS encoding SRPBCC family protein, encoding MKTIKVILVIISLMVVAFLATGFLIKETTYTVKVTINKPLNEVFTSFTNIDNSKNWMPEIQEIETINKNFGITGSTYKLKILNQEQPIFVTERVMAYVPKEKYTVFMDAENMLTKYDYLFSEENDKTTIELNARRQSETYLMGCMFPFFKGNFITQDQLILNNFKDFIEKD